The stretch of DNA ATATGAAGTGAAACGCGCGGCGGGTTTGTGTCATCCAATTTcagtagaagaagaaaatgGTCCGTCGGTAAAATAGTTCCCCCTTCATTTCCAAAACACAAAGCAGTGTCAGGTAAGAGCTAATAGCAGTTTTTAACCAGCAGTATCAACGTATTCATAACAAGCAAATTTGCGAAAATATCGAACAGTAATAGTATGTTTGTGTTGAAACCAGAATCCCATTGTTACCTGGCTCTTTTGCTAACTTAGCTGGTAGTTTAGCTCACAAAGCAGCGCTACGGTACTGTACAAAGTGGCTAATGTTTTGACATTGGTAAATGCTTGCTAATGTTCATGCCGTTTGTAGCACTGAACTAGCAGATTATTCCCAAACTATAAAGCACAACATGGTTTGCAAGAATCACTGAAAGCAAACGTATGAGTTGGCGTCCGTCCACAGATTAAAACGAGGttttgtgtgtaacgttagccatgtttttttctgtgtgtaagGCTTAAAGCTTGGTACACAGGAGAAGAATGGATGCCCTCACCCACATGCTTACAGACCCTCTCGATCCTAAAGAAGAAAACGATGGACAAATCACAGAGGAATGCATGCTGGGGAACTGTAGATTGAACCTCCCAGAGGACCTACTTGAGGACGTGAGTTATCAGGCGCTCAGTGATGAAATGCTgctcttttctgcttttttttacgATTGTTCACGTGTCAAACACAATGCAGACGATGCATTCATTTTtgctgtttacctttttgttttcattagccTGACATTTTCTTCTCTGTGATGAGTGAAAGCACCTGGAGCGAAGTACTGTCAGATTCCCAGAGGCAGCACCTTCGGCAGTTTTTGCCACAGTTTCCTGACAACAATGTTGCTGAGCAGGACAGCACCATCAGTGACCTATTCAACAACAAAGACTTTAACTTTGGAAATCCCCTTTATCTTGCACAAAAACAATTCAGAGGTGATTTCCTAGTTATCCACTTATTTACCCACCAACACACAACTTTATCATGCTGAGTCCATTTTTGAAGCACTTCCTGATCATGACCCTCATTATCTCAACCCAGATGGTTACTTCAATCCTGAGGTGGTCAAGTACAGACAATTGTGTGCCAAGTCCCAGAGGAAGCGACAGTTGTACTCCCTTCAGCAATATTACCACAAACTGTTGAAGCACATCCTCGTCTCCAGAAAGGTATTTTTAAAGTTTGAGGTACAAGGCACGTGGCCTCTTGCCGTTAGTCTTAATGCGTATTCTTTTTGTAGGAGCTGCTGGAGTTTGCGGTTCACAATGGTCTGGACTTTCCACCAAAAAGAAAGTTACCGACCAAGACTCATGTTGAAATGCGGGAGCCAAGGGTGAGAAGACGATTGAGCCGCATATTAAAGGAGGTCAAAACTGAGTGTGGAGACAGCAATGCTTCATCTGATGATGACGGTCAGTCTGTTCTTTCATTAGCTTAACTGCTGATAACGATACCTTTTTTTCTAAGCATTTCTCTAATAATAAGCTTGGGAACACTAATAAGAGTCTTACTGCATAATGCTTGTAGACATATCATCATGGACTCCAGCACCCCAATCACCCCCCTCTCCTACACCCACTGTCTCGCTCAGAGTTCTTCCTAGCCTCTCCACCCAAGACATGAAGACTACTGGTCAGTTATTTCTGCCACATAAGGATGATGTTCCTCAAATGTTTAAACACAGCAAATATAATGTCTAAAGgcgtttttatttttgtcacaGAAAAAATAGAGCTAGGGGAGTGGGACTTGAAAGCCATGCTGCAAAACCATCGGGAGAAGAGGAAGCGACAGCCAGTAAGTGGTGTCAGGAGAtaaagacacagatatggttTTGTCTTAATTTGTACAGTATATCATTAACGATTGATTCACTCAGGATCATCCAGACTTGATGACCTCTGATCTCCACCTTGGAGACATACTTTCAAGAGCAAATATTGGTCGGAAGGGGACTGTGCGTAAGTAAAAGAATTATTATCTTAAGCCAAAGCCTTCGCTGATTTCATGACATACAGTTGATAGgtttcattcctttttttcttgcAGCACTTTTTGATCTGTCTCTGCCTAAGAAGAAGATAAAGGATGagagaaggaagaagaaaataagGACAATAAAAGTGGAATCTGAGGATCCCTGTGAAATTCTCGCACCTTCAGACACCCCATCAGCTCCACCAACGAGTATCATCAACTCCCTGCCAGACACACCATCTACTCCACTGCCCAACATCAAGGAGGAGTGAGTCTAGTGCCGCACTGGTGTCAAAAATACCTACAGaatagtgtgtgtatattgtCACGGCATAATCACAACCCTGGGACTACTTGATACTATCGTTACTTGTCTAGGGTCTTCCAGAGTTTGGCCGTccgtgcatttatgaatttccACAGATAAGCGCTAGGCTAAAGGTAAGGTGAAATGGGCCTACCTGTCGTTCGTTGCCCGGTGCTGCTCCACTCCGTCACCCGGTCAGCCCGCTCTCCGTCCTCCAACACTGGTTAGCCTCGGCGCTCCATTGACAGTTCACTTGTAGACATTTAAAGACGCGGACAAACGTTAAGACAATCAGCAACAGCATCTCTTCCTGAAACTCCGATCCTCAAACTGTCGTCTCCCGCAGCTGCTCCCAATCTTCCCCTTTGTAAACTCCCAGTCTCTGTGACCATGTAAGTCCCTCCTACCCAGCCTGACAGCCATGCAGAACAGCCCATAGGAAGATCGTGCCATGAcaatatgtatattttcagtGGGTCTCCTGTAATCAAAGACTAATGTACCATTATTACCACATTATTGCAGAATTGTGGAAGAGTCTCAGAGCAGCCCGGTTCCAGTTGAAGAAATAGCTATCAGTTTCTTCAGCTTGTTGGAGAGCATCTTAAAGGCAGAAACCCTTAACAGCACTTCACTGGTATGCTCTTATTACAGAGTCTCACATACATAATATAAAATCAATCACAGTTCCGACTACACATAAGGCCTACATTGTGATGTTTGTCATTGTGTGTCAGTTAGAGGAGAAAGTTCAAATGTGGCAGTCTTCTCCAGCCAGCTGTCTCAACGTGTGGTTTTCATCTGTCCCATGTTGGTCTGACTTGGTTCTTCAAGCCTTGCAGTTTCTTGCAGGAGAGACTAAAGGTAACTAGCCGTGGTCACACTGAAATGGTCAGGCTTTATTATCCACCCCATGTtactcatgtactgtatgttatctTTGTTAATCAGATGGGATGATGGCACTCCCCAGTGGCTTTTCTCCATTTCTGGAATTTGCTGATGAATCTCAGCAGTGGAAGTGGATTGGTAAGAGGAAGCAGCTATTAAAATCCCTGATTAATACAGTGCTTGGTATTCAGACTATTCTTGAGGATTAAAgtcaatcatttattttttaggcCCCACTCAGGATACAGAGAAGGATCTCAGTGCACTCTGTCAGCTGTGGCTGGACTCCAAAGATTTAGTTATTAAGGTAGTACAATTATTATATTACAGGTACAGTTTCAGCAATGACTCTGCAGTTTATACTATGCTATGctactttatttttgtttaccatgtttaacactgttttttatttgtgacaaaatgtaaacaggtttTTTCTGTCTTCCACAGACAGAAAATGAAGACATGCTAGAGATGACTTCTCCCACACCGAGAGTGTAAGATTCAGCGATCTATAAGGCATTGCAAACATGATAAAATCACAAACAACGTAACTAATTAACTAGCTGATTGACCGTAAATTAATGGATTATTGTTTTTTGCATTGTCAGTAGGACTAAGGATGCCTTTTTTACTAACCtaattttgtgtattttagaTGGCAAATAGTTAATTGCTCAATCAAAAAATCAGTAGTTTAACTATTGATAAAGATAATAGTTATTTGTAGCCTGACATTAACATAATAAAGCAGTTTGAGTTACAATATCATGGTTGTTGAAGTTAACAGTGTAATATCTTTAACCAAGCAGCTCAACTGATTATGTGGTGCGGCCCAGTACTGGAGATGAGAGACAAGTGTTTCAAATCCAGGTTTGTTTGTGCTGCTGGAATCTTTTTGTTATTTACAACATTTTGCCTCTTTTGCCTGGACATGAACATACTAAGttttacatacatacttttttTGTTCTATTAGGAGCAGCAGCGATACAACCAGCCACATAAAGCCTTCACCTTTAGGATGCACGGCTTTGAATCTGTGGTGGGGCCTGTTAAAGGGGTGTTTGATAAGGAGATGTCTCTCAACAAAGCCAGGGAGCACACATTGCTCCGCTCGGACCGACCACCATATGTCACCATTCTCTCTCTGGGTTAGGCCTTCTGTTTTACTCTGACTCCTTTGTCAGGCTGTAGAGAATCAGTTTTCAGTGTGTGAAAAGGAAACCCTTCTGACTTCCAACCACTTTCTTCCATAGTGCGGGATGCAGCAGCCAGGTTACCCAATGGAGAAGGAACGAGGGCAGAGATCTGTGAACTTTTGAAAGACTCACAGTTTCTCGCTCCAGATGTCACTAGTGCACAGGTGtgctatattttttttatttttttttttctgttgtcattcAGCTTACTCTGGCAGAGTGACTTGTGTGTACCTTACATTGGCCTGCAGTCTTTAAGTTATTGTCTTCTTTGTCATTTAGGTGAACACAGTTGTCAGTGGGGCTCTGGATAGACTTCACTATGAGAAAGACCCTTGTGTAAAGTATGACATAGGACGCAAGCTCTGGATTTACCTGCACCGCAGTCGCAGTCAAGAGGAGTTTGGTAAGAAACCATTTTCCCGACTTTAGGGTTTAGCTGTTCATCTTTTGAAGTTTGTTCAGAAGTGTAAAGATCTCTAATCCTGTAGTTTTTGATTGGAAACAGCCAACAAAGAGCCTTTTTTTTCTAGTTTGAGTATCCACTATTGTCTGAATAGAAGATTTACTTAATTTCCTAGATATATCTGCTTGATAGATATAATTCTAATAATTTGTGTGGTTTTAAACCATGGATGTGTAGAATTAGAAAATGTTCAACCTTTTATTCCTTTATCCTTCTATCACCTTGTTCTTCATCATAGTGGAATTGCACTCACATGGAGATGAGCAAAGTGTCTCATAATATATGCTCCTGTATTTAGGATTTGGAAAAATGTTAATTTccatgtttgtttctttcatcCAGAGAGGATCCACCAGGCTcaagctgctgctgcaaaagcAAGAAAAGCCCTACAGCAGAAACCTAAACCTGCATCTAAGCCTGTGAGTCCACTGCCTCCATTTTACTGCAGAAACTGCACCTAGCTGCACACAATGTAAAACATACACTATTTACTGTAGTGGAAGTTATTGTTTTCCCACTTGGAGTTCTAAATTGTTGTTTATGACTGTCTGAGAGCAACGTGTTGGTTAAGAATCTCCTGTTAATGTTTTAGAAGTCCGGAAGTAAAGACGGAAGCAGTAAAACCACGGGATGTCTGGAGGCAGGACAGGATATAGGCTCCAATCCCATGTCACCAACCCCAACAACACCTACCCCAAACACACCTGGAACCCCTATGTCACCCTTACCCTGCACAACCACCACACCAACAAAGACCGGAGTCCCGGATACAATCAAAACCAGCACAGGGTCAGTGTGACACAAGAgattttgttctttttaatATAGTACGATACATGCATCCATGTTTCATCTGTGTAATTTGAAATAGGCTTTTCTCCTCTCTTGCCCTATCTCGCTCTCCCAGTGTTCTTCTTGTGTCCCCTCCCTCATTGCCCCAGCTGGGAACCATCTTACCCACCAGTCAGGCTTGTCCACCAGTTTCACAGCCAGTCACATCCCAACACGCGGCTCGGATAGTGAGTCACCTGGCGACGGGCTCCCTCCCTCAGGTGCGGGTTGTTTCCACTCAGCCTGGTCTGGGGTCTTCGGTAGGAGGTCAGCAGGCCACACTGGTACATCAGACCCCTCACCAGATCAGGATGCCGGTGTCAATGTCAGCCAAGAGCATTTCACAGGTAATTAGATGAAGagctgtgtttgttgtttttgcatATTGCAAATGCATAATAattctgtctgtgtttattaTCTATATCAATAggcagtggtttctgtgcctcTGAGGAGTCAGTCTGCCAGTCCAGTCCAGGTGCCGACCACcctgtctgtgtctgctgtAGCTGTGGCCAAACCTCAAGCTAGATCACCTGGTAGCCCGGCTAACAACCCTGTTTCCCCTGCTATGCTGCAAGGAGTCACCAGCCCGAATATCAAACAGGTGAACCAGATATTTGGCCAGTTAGGCTTTCCTGAACAGTCTTGACCTGTAAGAATGTCTCCACCAGGCTGGAAGTTGGTTGTTGCACAGATTTAAAATGTGTAGAGGTAGCCATGCCCTCAAACTACAGCTAAAAAAGCTATTAAAGCTATTTACAGGTAGATAACAGACACATTGTACTCCTTAAATACTCAATGCCAAATTTTAATGAATAAGTAACTTAGACATacttaaaagtacaagtgcagAAAAAAGTCGTTCAGTTTAGTTCAGCCTCTGTCCTGCATAGGAAATCTGGCCTTATCTGGTATCAACACAAAAAAGTCTTCAGGTTATGGAGCTGACTATAATAGTAAAAATCTCTATCCTTTAAATAAGTAACAAATGTCATTTGCCATGTTAATGATCACAAGATTTATCTTTTTgttatgttacattttttttcttttaaggtGTCCATCACAGGCCAATTGGGAATGAAGACTGGAGGAGCAGGAATTCCAATAACGGCTACAAATCTGCGCATCCAGGGTAAAGATGTCCTACGTCTTCCACCGTCCTCCATCACCACAGACGCAAAAGGCCAGACGGTGCTGCGGATCACCCCAGATATGATGGCAACTCTTGCCAAATCCCCAGTTGCAACTGTCAAACTCACCCCTGACTTCCTTAGCAGTGCCACTACAGGCAGCAAGAGCATATCGGCAACTCTCCATGTGACGCCACCCCACCCTTCACCTTCCTCTGCCTCCAGTGCTACATCCTGCACAGGGGAAGTACAGACCACCAAAGCAGGCCCTGTTACCGCTAACTTGTTGAAGGCTGCAGGAGACACAGCAATACGTCTGATGCCCACGTTGGCTGTCACCATGGCTGACCAAAAATCTAGGACCTTCTCTAGCGTGACCTCCCCTGACAAGAGTGGTGCCACCATTCGTATAATGCCAGGCCTTGGTGTTATTCCACAGAAACAGGGTCAGACCATCACGATGACAACCACCACCGGCAGTAAAACACTCACAGCGTCTACATGTGCTAATGTAGTGACCATGGCTGCCAGTGTTGTGGCTGGTGCTAAGGGGATCACAGTGGCTCCTGGAGTCTCGTGCTCACCTCTGACTCTAGgaacagctacagccactgtgcggCAGGTCCCAGCTACAGTGGTTACTACACAAACGGTAAGGAAATGATTCTGTTTCTCTATATATTTGAAGGAAattgcaagtttttttttgttaatttggcCATCATTCCCTTCGGATAAGGTATGTTATTTTATATGATTACAGATATCTAACGCCAGAAATCCTAAATAGTCCTAAACCattatatcatatcatataataagTGTTATATTGTAATGCAGGTTCAACCAAGTGTTTTTCACTCGCCTAGGTCATGGGATATAAAGTAGTAGAAAGTCAATAGCACCAGCCCCTACAGTAAGGGGATGCATGCAACCCCAGACCACAGTCAGCTATGATCCTGTATATAAAGCAAACCTCCAACAAACAGCTCACATTTGCCTATGTCAAACAACTCAAGATATGCTTTTTATGTGATCTGAGATGAGATAACAGATAAACGGCTGAGCACAGATCTTTTTATTTTGCTCCCAAAGACAAAAGGgaaatgaaatgtgtttataAGTGGTCATTTGAGTTGCAGTTGGATGTGCTACATTTACATGTActaaaagtgctatataaaaaaTTGAAAGATTGATTTAAATTACTGTATTCTTCTTGAAAAATGCCTCTGTTAATAGTTGATTTATTAATTTGCATAGTTTTCTCATGAAAGAATCCATCAATAAGGAACTCAACTTAAGTCTAGGAAATCAATTCTGAAAGTCCCATGACTCAGGAACAATCCTCTTGTTTTGACAACACTGTAGGGAAAGTTACCTGCACGGATAACTGTGCCTCTCTCTGTTCTGAACCAACCACTGAAGAGCAAAAGTGTTGTGACCACACCGATTGTGAAAGGAAGCCTCAACACAAAGTAAGGCTCATCATctgcacacttttttttttttttttttttagacattttc from Sander lucioperca isolate FBNREF2018 chromosome 13, SLUC_FBN_1.2, whole genome shotgun sequence encodes:
- the nfrkb gene encoding nuclear factor related to kappa-B-binding protein isoform X1, with product MDALTHMLTDPLDPKEENDGQITEECMLGNCRLNLPEDLLEDPDIFFSVMSESTWSEVLSDSQRQHLRQFLPQFPDNNVAEQDSTISDLFNNKDFNFGNPLYLAQKQFRDGYFNPEVVKYRQLCAKSQRKRQLYSLQQYYHKLLKHILVSRKELLEFAVHNGLDFPPKRKLPTKTHVEMREPRVRRRLSRILKEVKTECGDSNASSDDDDISSWTPAPQSPPSPTPTVSLRVLPSLSTQDMKTTEKIELGEWDLKAMLQNHREKRKRQPDHPDLMTSDLHLGDILSRANIGRKGTVPLFDLSLPKKKIKDERRKKKIRTIKVESEDPCEILAPSDTPSAPPTSIINSLPDTPSTPLPNIKEEIVEESQSSPVPVEEIAISFFSLLESILKAETLNSTSLLEEKVQMWQSSPASCLNVWFSSVPCWSDLVLQALQFLAGETKDGMMALPSGFSPFLEFADESQQWKWIGPTQDTEKDLSALCQLWLDSKDLVIKTENEDMLEMTSPTPRVSTDYVVRPSTGDERQVFQIQEQQRYNQPHKAFTFRMHGFESVVGPVKGVFDKEMSLNKAREHTLLRSDRPPYVTILSLVRDAAARLPNGEGTRAEICELLKDSQFLAPDVTSAQVNTVVSGALDRLHYEKDPCVKYDIGRKLWIYLHRSRSQEEFERIHQAQAAAAKARKALQQKPKPASKPKSGSKDGSSKTTGCLEAGQDIGSNPMSPTPTTPTPNTPGTPMSPLPCTTTTPTKTGVPDTIKTSTGVLLVSPPSLPQLGTILPTSQACPPVSQPVTSQHAARIVSHLATGSLPQVRVVSTQPGLGSSVGGQQATLVHQTPHQIRMPVSMSAKSISQAVVSVPLRSQSASPVQVPTTLSVSAVAVAKPQARSPGSPANNPVSPAMLQGVTSPNIKQVSITGQLGMKTGGAGIPITATNLRIQGKDVLRLPPSSITTDAKGQTVLRITPDMMATLAKSPVATVKLTPDFLSSATTGSKSISATLHVTPPHPSPSSASSATSCTGEVQTTKAGPVTANLLKAAGDTAIRLMPTLAVTMADQKSRTFSSVTSPDKSGATIRIMPGLGVIPQKQGQTITMTTTTGSKTLTASTCANVVTMAASVVAGAKGITVAPGVSCSPLTLGTATATVRQVPATVVTTQTGKLPARITVPLSVLNQPLKSKSVVTTPIVKGSLNTNSISSLGRNIILTTMPAGTKLIAGNKPVSFVTAQQFQQLQQQGQATQVRIQTVQAQQLQQHMATGSPKSVSTVVVTTAPSPKCAPDPPPAPKQ
- the nfrkb gene encoding nuclear factor related to kappa-B-binding protein isoform X2, coding for MDALTHMLTDPLDPKEENDGQITEECMLGNCRLNLPEDLLEDPDIFFSVMSESTWSEVLSDSQRQHLRQFLPQFPDNNVAEQDSTISDLFNNKDFNFGNPLYLAQKQFRDGYFNPEVVKYRQLCAKSQRKRQLYSLQQYYHKLLKHILVSRKELLEFAVHNGLDFPPKRKLPTKTHVEMREPRVRRRLSRILKEVKTECGDSNASSDDDDISSWTPAPQSPPSPTPTVSLRVLPSLSTQDMKTTEKIELGEWDLKAMLQNHREKRKRQPDHPDLMTSDLHLGDILSRANIGRKGTVPLFDLSLPKKKIKDERRKKKIRTIKVESEDPCEILAPSDTPSAPPTSIINSLPDTPSTPLPNIKEEIVEESQSSPVPVEEIAISFFSLLESILKAETLNSTSLLEEKVQMWQSSPASCLNVWFSSVPCWSDLVLQALQFLAGETKDGMMALPSGFSPFLEFADESQQWKWIGPTQDTEKDLSALCQLWLDSKDLVIKTENEDMLEMTSPTPRVSTDYVVRPSTGDERQVFQIQEQQRYNQPHKAFTFRMHGFESVVGPVKGVFDKEMSLNKAREHTLLRSDRPPYVTILSLVRDAAARLPNGEGTRAEICELLKDSQFLAPDVTSAQVNTVVSGALDRLHYEKDPCVKYDIGRKLWIYLHRSRSQEEFERIHQAQAAAAKARKALQQKPKPASKPKSGSKDGSSKTTGCLEAGQDIGSNPMSPTPTTPTPNTPGTPMSPLPCTTTTPTKTGVPDTIKTSTGVLLVSPPSLPQLGTILPTSQACPPVSQPVTSQHAARIVSHLATGSLPQVRVVSTQPGLGSSVGGQQATLVHQTPHQIRMPVSMSAKSISQAVVSVPLRSQSASPVQVPTTLSVSAVAVAKPQARSPGSPANNPVSPAMLQGVTSPNIKQVSITGQLGMKTGGAGIPITATNLRIQGKDVLRLPPSSITTDAKGQTVLRITPDMMATLAKSPVATVKLTPDFLSSATTGSKSISATLHVTPPHPSPSSASSATSCTGEVQTTKAGPVTANLLKAAGDTAIRLMPTLAVTMADQKSRTFSSVTSPDKSGATIRIMPGLGVIPQKQGQTITMTTTTGSKTLTASTCANVVTMAASVVAGAKGITVAPGVSCSPLTLGTATATVRQVPATVVTTQTGKLPARITVPLSVLNQPLKSKSVVTTPIVKGSLNTNISSLGRNIILTTMPAGTKLIAGNKPVSFVTAQQFQQLQQQGQATQVRIQTVQAQQLQQHMATGSPKSVSTVVVTTAPSPKCAPDPPPAPKQ